The Brassica napus cultivar Da-Ae chromosome C7, Da-Ae, whole genome shotgun sequence genome has a segment encoding these proteins:
- the LOC106382431 gene encoding DNA repair protein recA homolog 3, mitochondrial isoform X2: MAGILRNASLLRRSLFSSEVFTRAVVGTSSQHRGFAAKAKKKSKSDGNASSEEGMSKKEIALQQALDQITSSFGKGSIMWLGRAVSPRDVPVYSTGSFALDVALGVGGLPKGRVVEIYGPEASGKTTLALHVIAEAQKQGGTCVFVDAEHALDSSLAKAIGVNTENLLLSQPDCGEQALSLVDTLIRSGSVDVIVVDSVAALVPKGELEGEMGDAHMAMQARLMSQALRKLSHSLSLSQTLLIFINQVRAKLSTFGGFGGPTEVTCGGNALKFYASMRLNIRRVGLVKKGEDTIGSQVAVKIVKNKLAPPFRTAQFELEFGKGICKVTEIIELSIKHKFIAKNGTFYNLNGKNYHGKEALKKFLRLNEPVQEELMTKLKEKLIVDEAADKESESEEEEDSGRVLVSSESTDDEAPAPVVAAAAVVESSSVTSG, from the exons ATGGCGGGGATTCTCCGAAACGCGTCTTTACTGAGACgctctctcttctcctctgAG GTGTTTACTAGAGCTGTGGTTGGCACATCGTCTCAGCATCGAGGTTTTGCTGCCAAAG CTAAGAAGAAGTCTAAGTCAGATGGAAATGCATCGTCTGAGGAAGGTATGTCGAAAAAGGAGATTGCTCTTCAGCAAGCACTTGATCAGATTACCAGCTCATTTGGCAAAGGCTCCATCATGTGGCTCGGTCGTGCTGTTTCTCCTAGAGATGTCCCCGTTTACTCTACCGGGTCTTTTGCCCTCGATGTAGCACTAGGAGTTGGTGGCCTTCCTAAG GGACGTGTTGTGGAGATATATGGTCCTGAAGCATCTGGGAAAACAACACTTGCTCTTCATGTTATTGCAGAAGCACAGAAACAAGGAG GAACCTGTGTTTTTGTAGATGCTGAGCATGCTCTTGACTCGTCACTTGCTAAGGCAATTGGTGTAAACACAGAGAACCTGCTTCTATCACAGCCTGATTGTGGCGAACAGGCCCTTAGTCTTGTGGACACTTTAATCCGAAGTGGTTCTGTTGATGTTATTGTTGTTGACAGT GTGGCTGCTCTTGTACCTAAAGGAGAACTTGAGGGAGAGATGGGTGATGCTCATATGGCTATGCAAGCCAGATTGATGAGCCAAGCTTTGCGTAAACTAAGCCACTCTTTGTCGTTGTCGCAAACACTTCTCATATTTATAAATCAG GTGAGAGCAAAGCTTTCTACATTCGGAGGATTTGGAGGTCCAACAGAAGTAACATGTGGTGGGAATGCCTTGAAGTTTTATGCTTCTATGCGTCTGAATATCAGGCGAGTGGGACTTGTCAAGAAAGGCGAAGAT ACAATAGGAAGTCAAGTTGCTGTTAAGATAGTGAAGAACAAACTGGCACCGCCGTTTAGAACAGCGCAGTTTGAGCTTGAGTTTGGGAAAGGAATCTGCAAGGTCACGGAGATAATCGAACTGAGCATTAAGCACAAGTTCATAGCCAAAAACGGAACGTTCTACAATCTAAACGGGAAGAACTACCATGGGAAAGAGGCGTTGAAGAAGTTTCTGAGACTAAATGAACCAGTTCAAGAAGAGCTCATGACCAAGCTCAAAGAGAAGCTTATCGTTGATGAAGCTGCAGATAAGGAGTCTGAatctgaggaagaagaagattctgGTCGAGTTTTGGTTTCTTCTGAGAGCACAGATGATGAAGCGCCAGCTCcggttgttgctgctgctgcagTAGTTGAATCATCATCAGTCACCTCCGGTTAA
- the LOC106382431 gene encoding DNA repair protein recA homolog 3, mitochondrial isoform X1, whose translation MAGILRNASLLRRSLFSSEVFTRAVVGTSSQHRGFAAKAKKKSKSDGNASSEEGMSKKEIALQQALDQITSSFGKGSIMWLGRAVSPRDVPVYSTGSFALDVALGVGGLPKGRVVEIYGPEASGKTTLALHVIAEAQKQGGTCVFVDAEHALDSSLAKAIGVNTENLLLSQPDCGEQALSLVDTLIRSGSVDVIVVDSVSKVAALVPKGELEGEMGDAHMAMQARLMSQALRKLSHSLSLSQTLLIFINQVRAKLSTFGGFGGPTEVTCGGNALKFYASMRLNIRRVGLVKKGEDTIGSQVAVKIVKNKLAPPFRTAQFELEFGKGICKVTEIIELSIKHKFIAKNGTFYNLNGKNYHGKEALKKFLRLNEPVQEELMTKLKEKLIVDEAADKESESEEEEDSGRVLVSSESTDDEAPAPVVAAAAVVESSSVTSG comes from the exons ATGGCGGGGATTCTCCGAAACGCGTCTTTACTGAGACgctctctcttctcctctgAG GTGTTTACTAGAGCTGTGGTTGGCACATCGTCTCAGCATCGAGGTTTTGCTGCCAAAG CTAAGAAGAAGTCTAAGTCAGATGGAAATGCATCGTCTGAGGAAGGTATGTCGAAAAAGGAGATTGCTCTTCAGCAAGCACTTGATCAGATTACCAGCTCATTTGGCAAAGGCTCCATCATGTGGCTCGGTCGTGCTGTTTCTCCTAGAGATGTCCCCGTTTACTCTACCGGGTCTTTTGCCCTCGATGTAGCACTAGGAGTTGGTGGCCTTCCTAAG GGACGTGTTGTGGAGATATATGGTCCTGAAGCATCTGGGAAAACAACACTTGCTCTTCATGTTATTGCAGAAGCACAGAAACAAGGAG GAACCTGTGTTTTTGTAGATGCTGAGCATGCTCTTGACTCGTCACTTGCTAAGGCAATTGGTGTAAACACAGAGAACCTGCTTCTATCACAGCCTGATTGTGGCGAACAGGCCCTTAGTCTTGTGGACACTTTAATCCGAAGTGGTTCTGTTGATGTTATTGTTGTTGACAGTGTAAGTAAG GTGGCTGCTCTTGTACCTAAAGGAGAACTTGAGGGAGAGATGGGTGATGCTCATATGGCTATGCAAGCCAGATTGATGAGCCAAGCTTTGCGTAAACTAAGCCACTCTTTGTCGTTGTCGCAAACACTTCTCATATTTATAAATCAG GTGAGAGCAAAGCTTTCTACATTCGGAGGATTTGGAGGTCCAACAGAAGTAACATGTGGTGGGAATGCCTTGAAGTTTTATGCTTCTATGCGTCTGAATATCAGGCGAGTGGGACTTGTCAAGAAAGGCGAAGAT ACAATAGGAAGTCAAGTTGCTGTTAAGATAGTGAAGAACAAACTGGCACCGCCGTTTAGAACAGCGCAGTTTGAGCTTGAGTTTGGGAAAGGAATCTGCAAGGTCACGGAGATAATCGAACTGAGCATTAAGCACAAGTTCATAGCCAAAAACGGAACGTTCTACAATCTAAACGGGAAGAACTACCATGGGAAAGAGGCGTTGAAGAAGTTTCTGAGACTAAATGAACCAGTTCAAGAAGAGCTCATGACCAAGCTCAAAGAGAAGCTTATCGTTGATGAAGCTGCAGATAAGGAGTCTGAatctgaggaagaagaagattctgGTCGAGTTTTGGTTTCTTCTGAGAGCACAGATGATGAAGCGCCAGCTCcggttgttgctgctgctgcagTAGTTGAATCATCATCAGTCACCTCCGGTTAA